From Echinicola soli, a single genomic window includes:
- a CDS encoding alpha-L-fucosidase: METTVVDAVMEKMWIIGCIGLMSFLTPSLEVWAQQIDVPVPSPAQIAWQEAELTVIFHYDLHVFDGKKYVQSNNRITPIPDYNIFNPEALDTDQWVRAAKGMGAKIAMLTATHETGFALYQSDVNPYCMKALKWQDGKGDIVQDFVTSCRKYGIKPGIYIGIRWNSFYGIHDFEVSGQDEFAKNRQAHYNRMCEGMVEELTSKYGELAIIWFDGGAHGPAQGGPDVQGIVESNQPNALFYHNLDRADIRWGGSESGAVPYPCWGTYGHPSWFANRGDSIDFRPIKYGDPNGAFYMPAMSDAPLRGYNGRHEWFWEPGDEAHIYPLENLMEMYYNSVGHNSTLILGIAPDERGLVPNKDVERMREFGDEISARFNDALAKVSGTGKEISVPLGKSLEVGTVVIEEDVRFGERVREFLIQGKTKGQWVDLYKGTSIGHKHIAVFSARKVDSVRLQIHEAIGDPKIASIKVYD, from the coding sequence TTGGAAACAACTGTGGTGGATGCAGTGATGGAGAAAATGTGGATTATCGGTTGTATTGGTTTAATGTCGTTTTTGACTCCCAGTTTGGAGGTATGGGCACAACAAATTGATGTCCCTGTTCCATCTCCGGCACAAATTGCCTGGCAGGAAGCGGAATTGACAGTGATATTCCACTATGATCTTCATGTTTTTGATGGTAAAAAATATGTCCAAAGCAACAATCGGATCACGCCAATCCCTGATTACAATATTTTCAATCCTGAAGCGCTGGATACCGATCAATGGGTCAGGGCCGCCAAAGGAATGGGGGCTAAGATAGCCATGCTGACGGCTACACACGAGACGGGGTTTGCATTGTACCAGAGTGATGTCAACCCCTACTGTATGAAAGCCTTGAAATGGCAGGACGGAAAAGGGGATATAGTTCAGGATTTTGTCACTTCTTGTCGGAAGTATGGAATCAAACCGGGGATCTACATCGGAATCCGCTGGAATTCATTCTATGGAATCCATGATTTTGAGGTCAGTGGGCAGGATGAGTTTGCGAAGAATAGGCAGGCACATTATAACCGCATGTGTGAAGGGATGGTGGAAGAATTAACTTCCAAGTATGGGGAGTTGGCGATTATATGGTTTGATGGCGGAGCACATGGGCCAGCCCAAGGAGGTCCCGATGTACAGGGAATTGTAGAAAGCAATCAGCCAAATGCCCTTTTTTACCATAACCTTGATCGTGCCGATATCCGCTGGGGCGGGAGTGAGAGCGGGGCTGTCCCGTATCCCTGCTGGGGTACGTATGGCCACCCTTCTTGGTTTGCCAATCGTGGTGATTCGATTGATTTCAGACCTATAAAATATGGTGATCCCAATGGTGCTTTTTATATGCCGGCGATGAGTGATGCACCGCTGAGAGGGTATAATGGAAGGCACGAATGGTTTTGGGAGCCTGGTGATGAAGCACATATTTATCCGCTCGAAAACCTCATGGAAATGTATTACAATAGTGTTGGGCATAACAGTACCCTGATCTTGGGGATTGCCCCAGATGAACGTGGACTGGTACCCAATAAAGACGTGGAGAGGATGAGGGAATTTGGAGATGAAATCTCCGCAAGATTTAATGATGCCCTTGCTAAGGTTTCCGGGACAGGTAAGGAGATATCAGTGCCACTTGGCAAGTCGTTAGAAGTAGGGACAGTGGTCATAGAGGAAGATGTCCGTTTTGGAGAACGAGTAAGAGAGTTTTTGATACAGGGAAAGACAAAGGGGCAGTGGGTAGACCTTTATAAAGGAACTTCTATAGGTCACAAACACATAGCGGTATTTTCAGCAAGGAAGGTGGACAGTGTGCGGCTTCAGATTCATGAAGCTATTGGTGATCCCAAGATCGCCTCCATAAAGGTATATGATTGA
- a CDS encoding FecR family protein encodes MSWVKNPSEESDVFWQKWLQNHPQSHDDFYRAKELVKQVHFEEYPNGNHQKEAILDKILKEKPSDHFNDGNENQSRLLQIMPVLLRATAACLIIMLAVTYIFSSYPVRNDEAISTVAFVTKENPYGQKTAFFLPDKSRVILNAGSKISFPETFDGTKREVFLEGEAYFDVIHDESKSFLVHSGDVVTQVHGTAFSVQAFSGEQIDISLERGLVSVYPLEQEKPVIPLYLKPGEMLTVHQDFGQSVKSTFDYDQQFGWKDGKLVFKGANISTVVKVLERWYGVSITVVDNPPSQWKVSGVFQQESLENVLEGIKYARNITYEIHESHVTIKTKP; translated from the coding sequence GTGAGCTGGGTAAAGAATCCTAGTGAGGAAAGTGATGTTTTTTGGCAGAAATGGCTCCAAAATCACCCACAAAGCCACGATGATTTTTACCGAGCCAAGGAATTGGTGAAGCAGGTTCATTTTGAGGAATATCCAAACGGTAACCATCAAAAAGAAGCTATTCTGGATAAGATATTGAAAGAAAAGCCTAGCGATCATTTCAACGATGGAAACGAAAATCAGAGCCGTCTGCTTCAGATAATGCCCGTTTTACTTCGAGCGACGGCGGCATGTCTAATAATAATGTTGGCTGTTACGTACATCTTTTCTTCTTATCCGGTAAGAAACGATGAAGCCATTTCTACAGTGGCTTTTGTGACCAAAGAAAATCCATATGGGCAAAAGACAGCATTTTTCCTTCCTGACAAAAGCCGGGTTATTCTGAATGCGGGTAGCAAGATCAGCTTTCCAGAAACTTTCGATGGTACCAAACGCGAAGTGTTCTTGGAGGGGGAGGCATATTTCGATGTAATCCATGACGAATCCAAGAGCTTTTTGGTGCATTCCGGTGACGTGGTGACCCAAGTCCACGGGACGGCATTTTCTGTACAGGCCTTTTCGGGTGAGCAGATAGATATATCCCTGGAAAGAGGACTGGTCTCCGTCTACCCTTTGGAGCAAGAGAAGCCGGTCATACCATTATATCTAAAACCTGGCGAAATGCTTACGGTCCATCAGGATTTTGGGCAATCTGTTAAATCGACTTTTGACTATGATCAGCAGTTTGGCTGGAAAGATGGCAAGTTGGTTTTTAAAGGTGCCAATATCTCCACGGTAGTAAAGGTACTTGAGCGATGGTATGGGGTGAGTATCACAGTTGTGGATAATCCTCCATCGCAATGGAAAGTAAGCGGGGTTTTTCAGCAAGAGAGCCTGGAGAATGTACTCGAAGGGATAAAGTACGCAAGAAATATCACCTACGAAATCCATGAAAGTCATGTTACGATCAAGACAAAACCATAA
- a CDS encoding RNA polymerase sigma factor: MSNTEALNYTLKEWKEETSSSSRQSQFAEKDDAVIWQQFKVGNESAFIYIYNSYFEELCQFGLQFAQVALVEDCVQDMFIDLRRKREKLPPITLSIRLFLFQSLKRRIFNVLKKKSSKLERYAASEHFGISPSQETLMILSLQQKERLEKLDKALAGLNEKQREVVYYYFYKGMGYEEIQQMMGYDHVKSARNMVYRIIGKLKEVFLITLSLAFWNT; encoded by the coding sequence ATGTCCAACACCGAAGCATTAAATTATACCCTTAAAGAGTGGAAGGAGGAAACTTCATCATCCAGCCGGCAGAGCCAATTTGCAGAAAAGGACGATGCCGTGATTTGGCAGCAATTTAAAGTGGGCAATGAAAGTGCTTTTATTTACATTTATAACAGCTATTTTGAGGAGTTGTGTCAATTTGGACTACAGTTTGCCCAAGTTGCGCTGGTGGAAGATTGTGTCCAAGACATGTTTATTGACCTAAGGAGAAAAAGGGAAAAGCTGCCTCCGATCACTTTATCCATAAGACTGTTTTTGTTCCAGTCTCTAAAGCGAAGGATTTTTAATGTATTGAAAAAGAAATCCTCCAAACTGGAAAGATATGCCGCAAGTGAGCATTTTGGAATATCTCCATCCCAGGAAACCTTAATGATCCTCAGTCTGCAACAAAAGGAGCGCCTTGAAAAGTTAGATAAAGCTTTGGCCGGCCTTAATGAAAAACAGCGGGAAGTGGTCTATTATTACTTTTATAAGGGGATGGGATATGAAGAAATTCAACAAATGATGGGATATGACCATGTCAAGTCTGCCCGTAACATGGTTTATCGGATCATTGGGAAGTTAAAGGAAGTGTTTCTGATAACATTGTCCCTAGCTTTTTGGAATACATAG